The proteins below are encoded in one region of Penaeus monodon isolate SGIC_2016 chromosome 32, NSTDA_Pmon_1, whole genome shotgun sequence:
- the LOC119593809 gene encoding uncharacterized protein LOC119593809: MAAQGITFAALLLALAALTHAADTTHKDDARLFYDDGNYSVIVGYECLFFIGVLVLGLLLLPSFLGLLETPAQPYEYTTGYGASARAYDERTTFSVRQLIEDAVNKFQ; the protein is encoded by the exons ATGGCCGCTCAAG GAATCACCTTCgccgccctcctcctcgccctggcCGCCCTCACGCACGCAGCCGACACCACCCACAAAGACGACGCACGACTTTTCTACGACGACGGCAACTACTCCGTCATCGTCGGCTACGAGTGCCTCTTCTTCATCGGGGTCCTGGTATTGGGCCTGCTCTTGCTCCCGTCTTTCCTGGGGCTCCTGGAGACACCGGCTCAGCCCTACGAGTACACCAC CGGTTACGGTGCCTCTGCCCGAGCCTACGATGAGAGGACCACCTTCTCTGTCAGGCAATTAATTGAGGATGCAGTAAACAAGTTCCAGTAG